In Diadema setosum chromosome 19, eeDiaSeto1, whole genome shotgun sequence, a genomic segment contains:
- the LOC140242271 gene encoding uncharacterized protein: protein MESTGVFDKLRRIAKTVQNESALAQERMSRPASLRSSGDSARPVLRRMQADAYKLKCDSQQQLSGLNPAGEISELLEACSQLCGAYQTKVNELEDYLFQYGYKAQPCAKGPGSQGKKATAGDKCQTTTVVQPDDNQSPNLEEIKENVPNTPPKNQELATSIQEAKGGTPRLEDYGLSRATMEMLSRNKLQGLPGSRPTSALGDSGGDIPLNSTYTKREPLASVTPMRSSSQPGSCPFTPLGVTTTPARVTVTPGLFGGSELPNETPTQFIGSHKFCCDDAFLLFVFLTDMVGQRPGKPSVEVKGPATKSLQFTSSTRTASSSSSILDAFPSHLTENNAQFGTPPAPELTARWAFTSVMMTPGQPECVPRSQGDPSMPKMPAFDNQRPNVDTPPTPEMTTRWESRSNSAMPQAPERLTTQVPHVLMEEPVRLTTRLPNHTPEEPQRLTSCSSEAPPSADAAPATPPGLGRSKAFDFSRFLSDDMPKTPELTMSYSRYVDPSSKPTKLTSEPTLTAVPQKSSLSHKPVHSLESKMEVSNHVSCPTLSSVVQGEFQGQSDYMRRILPLELINHTVTRINAVLREKAMQGQGVFLTDTDVQQLDLGPKSKAMLLLLIKLQRLTTSKIPGTLEAAYYPVTV from the exons ATGGAAAGCACTGGTGTATTTGATAAGCTTCGGCGCATCGCGAAAACCGTTCAAAATGAGTCGGCGCTCGCTCAGGAGCGAATGAGCAGGCCAGCTTCACTGCGGTCCAGCGGGGACTCTGCCCGACCAGTGTTGAGACGGATGCAGGCTGATGCCTACAAATTGAAG TGCGATTCCCAACAGCAGCTCTCTGGCCTAAACCCCGCTGGAGAGATCAGTGAGCTTTTGGAAGCTTGCAGCCAGCTGTGTGGTGCATATCAGACCAAGGTCAACGAACTGGAAGATTACCTTTTCCAGTATGGCTATAAGGCGCAACCTTGTGCAAAAG GACCAGGGTCTCAAGGAAAGAAAGCTACAGCAGGTGACAAGTGCCAGACCACAACTGTTGTGCAGCCAGACGACAACCAATCACCAAATCTGGAGGAGATAAAGGAAAATGT CCCAAACACACCTCCAAAGAACCAGGAGCTGGCCACATCTATCCAGGAAGCCAAAGGGGGAACTCCCAGACTGGAAGACTATGGTCTCAGCAGGGCCACTATGGAGATGCTGTCCAGAAACAAGCTTCAGGGTCTACCGGGGTCCCGCCCTACATCTGCACTGGGGGACAGCGGTGGGGATATCCCCTTGAATTCTACATACACTAAACG GGAGCCACTTGCTTCAGTCACTCCTATGCGGTCATCATCTCAGCCAGGTAGCTGTCCCTTCACCCCATTGGGAGTAACAACCACACCTGCTAGGGTGACGGTCACTCCTGGTCTCTTTGGGGGCTCAGAATTGCCAAATGAAACGCCAACGCAGTTCATTG GCTCACACAAATTCTGTTGTGATGatgcttttcttttgtttgtttttttgacagaTATGGTGGGTCAACGTCCAGGGAAACCCTCTGTTGAAGTCAAGGGACCTGCTACAAAGTCTCTGCAGTTCACATCAAGTACCAGGACtgcatcctcctcctcctccatcttgGATGCCTTCCCAAGCCACCTTACTGAG AACAATGCCCAATTTGGAACGCCCCCTGCTCCTGAGCTGACAGCACGGTGGGCCTTCACCTCCGTCATGATGACTCCAGGCCAGCCAGAGTGCGTCCCAAGGTCCCAAGGGGATCCGTCTATGCCCAAGATGCCTGCGTTTGATAACCAGAGACCCAATGTGGACACTCCACCCACTCCTGAGATGACAACTAGGTGGGAGTCAAG GTCCAATTCTGCAATGCCCCAAGCACCAGAGCGCCTGACCACCCAAGTGCCCCATGTTCTGATGGAAGAACCTGTCCGCCTCACCACACGGCTCCCCAACCACACCCCTGAGGAGCCCCAACGTCTCACCAGCTGCTCGTCTGAGGCTCCTCCATCAGCCGATGCTGCACCGGCCACTCCACCAGGTCTCGGAAGATCCAAGGCCTTTGATTTCTCTAGGTTTCTCTCAGATGATATGCCGAAGACGCCGGAGCTCACAATGTCATATTCGAG GTATGTAGATCCAAGCAGTAAGCCTACAAAGCTTACAAGTGAACCCACATTGACGGCTGTCCCTCAGAAGTCTTCCTTGAGCCACAAGCCAGTGCACTCATTGGAGAGCAAAATGGAAGTTTCCAATCACGTCAG CTGCCCTACTCTGAGCTCAGTGGTGCAGGGAGAGTTTCAGGGCCAGTCGGATTACATGAGGAGAATTTTACCCTTGGAGCTAATTAACCATACTGTGACGAGGATCAATGCTGTTCTACGTGAGAAAGCCATGCAAG GTCAAGGAGTGTTTCTGACCGACACCGATGTCCAGCAGCTGGACCTCGGGCCCAAGTCCAAGGCGATGCTCCTCCTGCTCATCAAACTGCAGCGACTCACCACGTCCAAGATACCAGGCACCCTGGAGGCAGCCTACTACCCAGTGACAGTCTAG